A genomic region of Paenibacillus sp. PL2-23 contains the following coding sequences:
- a CDS encoding DNA alkylation repair protein: MNKVDSILLQINNHTKLGDLRKIAKDIKRDHELAMELWSTGDFLPRLLAILIMDKTLITQDLLDKLDRDMHIHTFEERNNLMDWLMANQLTKDKKMVAWMEGWQHSPSALQRRAFWYYKARLRWMGQTPPDNNADLLSAIEAAISQEEPEVQWAMNFTAGWIGVYDPANRARCIKLGEETGLYRGDMVSKGCTPNYLPEFIAIEVNKRNNK; the protein is encoded by the coding sequence ATGAATAAAGTAGACAGCATTCTGCTACAGATCAATAATCATACGAAGCTAGGGGACTTACGGAAAATCGCGAAGGACATCAAAAGGGATCACGAGCTAGCTATGGAGCTCTGGTCCACCGGAGATTTTTTGCCTAGATTATTAGCCATCTTAATTATGGACAAAACCCTTATCACACAAGATCTGCTAGATAAGCTGGATAGGGACATGCACATTCACACATTCGAAGAACGCAATAACTTAATGGATTGGTTAATGGCTAATCAGCTCACCAAGGACAAGAAGATGGTTGCATGGATGGAGGGGTGGCAACATAGCCCTTCAGCTCTTCAAAGGCGAGCCTTTTGGTATTATAAAGCTCGATTGAGATGGATGGGACAAACACCGCCTGACAACAACGCAGACTTGCTGTCTGCTATTGAAGCTGCTATTTCACAGGAAGAACCGGAGGTTCAATGGGCTATGAATTTCACGGCAGGCTGGATTGGTGTTTACGATCCAGCGAATCGAGCACGTTGCATAAAGCTTGGTGAGGAAACGGGTCTATATAGGGGCGATATGGTATCAAAGGGTTGTACGCCTAATTATTTGCCGGAGTTCATTGCGATTGAGGTGAATAAACGGAACAATAAATAG
- a CDS encoding DUF975 family protein, with amino-acid sequence MWERRELKRRAKEVLRKSYWKAFLVGIILAFVSGGISPPSFNFGSTEMSRTETTNVDWEILAPFLVIGIIIIAAIFLFFLAFRIFLGFPLTVGAMRYYKQAAEGDANLNHLGFAFNKTRYWGTVKALLWSTFLNLLWFLLLYIPGIVKSYAYSLVPFILADNPNIGYKRAVDLSNRMTRGHKFRIFVLDLSFVGWILLGVLALFIGVLFVIPYIYSTKAELYLELRQEALQTGLTTEDELHLNHTPAL; translated from the coding sequence ATGTGGGAGCGGCGTGAGCTCAAGCGAAGAGCGAAGGAGGTGCTGCGCAAGTCGTATTGGAAGGCGTTTTTGGTTGGCATTATATTAGCCTTTGTATCGGGTGGAATCAGTCCGCCATCGTTTAACTTTGGGTCGACTGAGATGTCCAGAACAGAGACGACAAATGTCGATTGGGAGATTCTTGCCCCATTTCTGGTCATAGGTATCATTATTATTGCAGCCATCTTTTTATTCTTTCTTGCGTTCCGTATTTTTCTCGGGTTTCCGCTTACGGTCGGTGCCATGCGATATTATAAGCAGGCCGCGGAGGGAGATGCCAATCTCAACCATTTGGGTTTTGCGTTTAATAAAACGAGATACTGGGGTACTGTCAAAGCGTTGCTGTGGAGCACCTTTCTGAACCTCCTCTGGTTTCTGCTGCTCTACATTCCGGGAATCGTCAAATCGTATGCTTACAGTCTTGTGCCGTTTATTCTCGCGGATAATCCCAATATCGGCTACAAGCGCGCTGTGGACTTGAGCAATCGCATGACGCGGGGCCATAAATTTCGTATTTTTGTATTGGATTTAAGCTTTGTGGGCTGGATTCTTCTTGGCGTCCTGGCGCTGTTTATCGGTGTTCTGTTCGTCATACCCTACATCTATTCCACCAAGGCGGAGCTTTATTTGGAGCTGCGCCAGGAGGCGCTGCAGACCGGGCTGACAACGGAGGATGAGCTGCACTTGAACCATACACCAGCTCTATAA
- a CDS encoding MFS transporter, which yields MEDKKNWRRDIILFLSSQTISLFGSALVQYAIMWYVTLTTQSGLMMTLFIICGFIPTFLLSPFAGVWADRFNRKWLIMIADAMIAVVTLALAITFLMGYNAAWLLFVIAAVRALGAGIQMPAVAAILPQIVPEDKLTKVNGINGTLQALMMFVAPIASASLLSLASIEAIFFIDVATALVAIATLALFLKIPLHQKANEEQTTGYLEDFKLGIRYIREHRFLKTLFMFFGIFFVLMAPAAFLTPLQVARSFGGDGYWRLTAIEIAFSIGMMVGGAVIASWGGFRNRIYTMGLASLIMGLCTFVLGIVPIFWIYLIVMAVFGVAMPIFNTPTTVLLQEKIDGNYMGRVFGVFSMISTSMMPIGMMIFGPLADVLRIEWLLVGTGLFVIALSLLFVRNKRLLEAGMPATAGE from the coding sequence ATGGAAGATAAAAAAAATTGGAGAAGAGATATTATTCTCTTCCTAAGCAGTCAGACGATTTCGTTGTTTGGCTCAGCTCTCGTACAATATGCGATTATGTGGTACGTCACGCTAACCACCCAATCTGGTCTTATGATGACGCTGTTCATCATATGCGGATTTATTCCAACCTTCCTGTTATCGCCGTTCGCCGGCGTGTGGGCGGACCGCTTCAATCGCAAATGGTTGATTATGATAGCGGATGCTATGATTGCAGTCGTCACCCTCGCTCTTGCCATCACCTTCCTGATGGGCTATAACGCAGCTTGGCTCCTATTCGTCATTGCGGCCGTCCGCGCGCTGGGAGCCGGCATTCAGATGCCTGCCGTAGCCGCCATATTGCCGCAGATTGTGCCGGAGGACAAGCTGACGAAGGTGAACGGCATTAACGGCACGCTTCAGGCTCTTATGATGTTTGTAGCGCCGATTGCCAGCGCGTCTCTATTATCGCTGGCGTCTATTGAAGCGATATTTTTTATCGACGTGGCGACAGCATTAGTGGCAATAGCGACGCTTGCGTTGTTCCTCAAGATTCCGCTGCACCAGAAAGCGAATGAGGAGCAAACGACGGGCTATTTGGAGGACTTTAAGCTAGGGATCAGATATATTAGAGAGCATCGCTTCCTCAAGACGTTGTTTATGTTCTTCGGTATTTTCTTTGTTCTTATGGCACCAGCCGCGTTCCTCACGCCGCTCCAGGTAGCGCGCAGCTTTGGCGGTGATGGTTATTGGCGGCTCACCGCGATCGAAATCGCTTTTTCCATCGGCATGATGGTAGGCGGCGCCGTGATCGCTTCCTGGGGCGGCTTCCGCAATCGTATCTATACGATGGGATTGGCGAGCCTGATCATGGGTCTTTGCACGTTCGTGCTTGGCATCGTGCCGATCTTCTGGATTTATTTGATCGTAATGGCTGTGTTCGGAGTAGCAATGCCTATCTTCAATACGCCAACAACGGTCCTGTTGCAGGAGAAGATAGATGGCAACTATATGGGGCGCGTATTCGGCGTATTCAGCATGATTTCAACCTCCATGATGCCAATCGGCATGATGATCTTTGGTCCGCTTGCGGATGTGTTAAGGATTGAATGGCTGCTTGTCGGAACGGGCTTGTTCGTTATTGCGCTCTCCCTCCTGTTTGTCCGGAACAAACGGCTGCTTGAGGCAGGAATGCCGGCAACCGCAGGAGAATAA
- a CDS encoding RNA polymerase alpha subunit C-terminal domain-containing protein yields the protein MASSRATLRTCPRGHTYYKSSDCPTCPTCEQENRPGDGFLSRMPAPARRALENEGITSIQQLSQYSEGELLKLHGMGPSSIPKLRTALAEQGLTFKTC from the coding sequence ATGGCGTCTTCGCGCGCAACACTCAGAACCTGTCCTAGAGGGCATACCTATTACAAAAGCAGCGACTGTCCAACCTGTCCGACCTGCGAGCAGGAGAATCGGCCAGGGGATGGCTTTCTGTCCAGAATGCCCGCGCCAGCCAGAAGGGCGTTGGAGAACGAGGGCATTACGTCCATTCAACAGCTGTCCCAGTATTCCGAAGGGGAGCTGTTGAAGCTTCATGGAATGGGTCCGTCGTCTATACCGAAGCTAAGGACCGCCTTGGCGGAGCAAGGGCTGACATTCAAGACATGTTGA
- a CDS encoding RNA-guided endonuclease InsQ/TnpB family protein, translated as MIVTVTAKIKIKPSESQMMALQQTMIAYRQGCNFVSALVFETSERRQSALHRMTYRTLRSTMGLRSQMAQSVLKTVRAKYKSILSSGHAWTRVQFKKPEYDLVWRRDYSLSAKLFSVNTLQGRIKIPFEAKGMETYFDGTWTFGTAKLVCKKQKWFLHIPVSKEMASPELKEIEHVAGIDLGINFVATVYDTEGRTLFFRGRGLKHKRANYQRLRSELQRKQTASSRRRLKQIGERENRWMTDVNHQVSKALVTRYGANTLFVLEDLTGIRRRAEKAKLKYRYVTVSWAFYQLRQMVTYKAKLAGSMAIPVDPKHTSQACPLCRHTVKENRDKHRHRFRCQACRYTSNDDRIGAMNLCLKGREYLLEGAGLA; from the coding sequence ATGATCGTTACCGTGACGGCGAAAATCAAAATCAAACCGTCAGAAAGTCAAATGATGGCCCTGCAACAAACGATGATTGCTTATCGTCAAGGCTGTAATTTTGTCTCTGCCCTTGTGTTTGAGACGAGCGAGCGCCGGCAGTCTGCCCTGCACCGAATGACGTATCGAACCCTGCGCAGCACGATGGGCCTGCGCTCTCAAATGGCTCAGTCGGTATTGAAAACGGTACGGGCTAAATACAAGAGCATCTTGAGCAGCGGACATGCTTGGACACGCGTACAATTTAAGAAGCCGGAATACGATCTCGTCTGGAGACGGGATTACTCGCTAAGCGCAAAGCTATTCTCCGTCAATACGCTGCAAGGCCGCATTAAGATTCCCTTCGAAGCCAAAGGAATGGAGACTTATTTCGACGGCACATGGACATTCGGTACAGCCAAGCTGGTATGCAAAAAACAGAAGTGGTTTTTGCATATTCCAGTGTCTAAGGAAATGGCCTCTCCTGAGCTTAAGGAGATTGAACACGTTGCAGGGATTGATCTGGGCATCAACTTTGTAGCTACGGTGTATGACACCGAGGGGAGAACGCTGTTTTTTCGGGGAAGGGGACTGAAACACAAACGAGCAAACTACCAACGATTGCGTTCCGAGCTGCAACGCAAACAAACGGCTTCGTCCCGCCGCAGGCTGAAGCAAATCGGAGAACGAGAAAACCGTTGGATGACCGATGTGAACCATCAGGTCAGTAAGGCACTCGTTACCCGTTATGGGGCGAATACGCTGTTTGTGCTGGAGGATCTGACAGGGATCCGCCGCAGGGCGGAAAAGGCAAAGCTGAAGTATCGGTATGTGACGGTATCGTGGGCTTTCTATCAGCTGCGTCAGATGGTGACGTATAAGGCGAAGCTTGCAGGATCGATGGCGATACCCGTGGATCCGAAGCACACCTCGCAGGCATGTCCCCTATGCCGCCACACGGTGAAAGAAAACCGGGATAAACACAGGCATCGCTTTCGTTGCCAGGCATGCAGATATACAAGCAATGATGACCGGATCGGCGCCATGAATCTCTGTCTGAAGGGAAGAGAGTACCTTCTTGAAGGTGCAGGCTTAGCATGA
- a CDS encoding alpha-amylase family glycosyl hydrolase, whose product MQTQTLSSPMERGMRTAYITGNFQKQLGSAGNWSPDAVECRMNHIGNGLHMLEVSLNPGSYEYKVALNGSWYENYGAGGEPGGGNIVFKLDAPKEVTFMFHDDAASKRVAEWYEDKAVSNISNAAWAELDASYYYDGDDLGAVYADRQAVIKLWAPKADAVAIRFYDKRNAERQLASLEMTRGDKGVWSVTATPEALHVDDVRGCYYQYEVTHGEITRSALDPYAKSMAEFRVSPEGLPLGTDRDAVGKAAIIDLRATDPEGEFGPARIEGYERREDAVIYEAHVRDFTSDPSIEGDLRARWGTFRAMIDKLDYIRSLGVTHVQLLPVMAWYYGDEAAMKERELHHSTENNQYNWGYDPHHYFTPDGAYSEDARDPELRVKELKELIAAIHQAGMGVILDVVYTHMAKAWLLEDIVPGYYFYRTEAGDLLGGFGSNLATNHKMAEKLMVDSVRYWFQEYKIDGMRFDMMGDATYESVQRAYDAAAAVHPNPLFIGEGWRTFSGHLAEPELEGMGADQDWMNKTDDVGVFSDEFRNELKSGFGFEGEARFLTGGARHVDTLFRNLKAQPYNTPADSPGDMVQYLEAHDNLTLHDVIALTMRMDPSVPEHEREIHKRIRVGQALLLTSQGTVFLHAGQEYGRTKQWRGDGEPKHAHPFYNHHGERIGYFVHNSYDSSDAVNMFHWAKAAGGSMYPECERTRAYTAGLIRLRKSTNAFRLADMEAVHRHVTLIQAPEMGEFDLVIAYRCQATDGTGTHYVFVNADRWPRALSLHEDLTEGDILVHGESAGAEPLREQKGFSLTQGEIVLEPLTVVVIRLNN is encoded by the coding sequence ATGCAAACACAAACGTTATCGAGCCCGATGGAACGAGGCATGAGGACGGCCTACATCACGGGCAACTTCCAGAAGCAATTGGGCTCCGCCGGCAATTGGTCTCCAGACGCGGTGGAATGCCGGATGAACCATATAGGGAATGGACTGCATATGCTGGAAGTATCCCTTAATCCCGGCAGCTACGAATACAAGGTGGCTCTGAACGGCAGCTGGTACGAAAATTATGGCGCAGGCGGGGAGCCGGGAGGCGGCAATATTGTGTTCAAGCTTGACGCCCCCAAGGAGGTAACGTTTATGTTTCATGACGATGCGGCATCCAAAAGAGTCGCGGAATGGTATGAAGACAAAGCGGTCTCCAATATCTCAAACGCGGCATGGGCAGAGTTGGATGCGAGCTATTATTATGACGGCGATGACCTGGGCGCGGTGTACGCGGACCGCCAGGCGGTCATCAAGCTATGGGCTCCGAAGGCGGACGCTGTGGCGATTCGGTTCTATGATAAGAGGAATGCTGAACGACAGCTCGCCTCCTTAGAGATGACGAGAGGCGACAAGGGTGTATGGTCTGTGACGGCAACGCCGGAAGCGCTGCATGTCGATGATGTGCGAGGCTGCTACTACCAGTACGAGGTTACACACGGCGAGATTACGCGCTCCGCGCTGGATCCTTATGCCAAGTCGATGGCGGAATTCCGGGTAAGCCCAGAGGGGCTTCCGCTGGGGACGGATCGCGATGCTGTCGGCAAAGCGGCGATTATTGATTTGCGGGCAACAGACCCGGAAGGGGAGTTTGGCCCTGCCCGCATTGAGGGATATGAGCGCAGGGAAGATGCCGTAATCTATGAGGCGCATGTCCGCGACTTTACGTCTGATCCTTCGATTGAAGGAGACCTGCGAGCGAGATGGGGCACGTTCCGGGCGATGATCGACAAGCTCGACTATATCCGGTCGCTGGGCGTGACTCATGTGCAGCTGCTGCCCGTCATGGCATGGTATTACGGCGATGAAGCCGCTATGAAGGAGCGGGAGCTGCATCATTCTACGGAGAATAACCAATATAACTGGGGATATGATCCTCATCATTATTTTACGCCGGATGGAGCTTATTCCGAGGATGCGCGCGACCCCGAGCTGAGGGTGAAGGAGCTTAAGGAGCTGATCGCCGCGATTCATCAAGCAGGGATGGGCGTCATTCTGGACGTGGTGTATACGCATATGGCGAAGGCCTGGCTGCTTGAGGATATCGTTCCTGGCTATTATTTCTATCGGACTGAGGCGGGGGACTTGCTCGGCGGCTTCGGCAGCAATCTGGCGACGAATCACAAGATGGCGGAGAAGCTGATGGTGGATTCCGTCCGGTATTGGTTCCAGGAGTACAAAATAGATGGCATGCGCTTCGACATGATGGGCGACGCGACGTACGAGTCGGTGCAGCGCGCTTATGACGCGGCGGCGGCTGTACATCCCAATCCGCTCTTTATTGGCGAAGGGTGGCGCACGTTCTCGGGCCATCTGGCTGAGCCGGAGCTGGAGGGAATGGGAGCCGACCAGGATTGGATGAATAAGACGGATGATGTGGGCGTGTTCTCCGACGAATTCCGCAATGAGCTGAAATCCGGATTTGGCTTTGAAGGGGAAGCGCGTTTCCTGACGGGCGGCGCTCGTCATGTGGACACCTTGTTCCGCAACCTCAAGGCGCAGCCTTACAATACGCCGGCGGACTCTCCCGGAGATATGGTGCAGTATTTGGAGGCGCATGACAATCTGACCCTGCATGACGTGATCGCTTTGACGATGAGAATGGATCCCTCGGTGCCAGAGCATGAACGCGAAATTCATAAGCGGATTCGGGTCGGTCAAGCGCTGCTGCTTACGTCTCAAGGCACGGTATTCCTGCATGCTGGACAAGAATATGGCAGAACGAAGCAATGGAGGGGCGATGGAGAGCCTAAGCATGCCCATCCGTTCTATAACCATCACGGCGAGCGCATCGGCTACTTCGTACACAACTCCTACGACTCCTCGGATGCGGTGAACATGTTTCACTGGGCCAAGGCAGCAGGTGGGAGTATGTACCCGGAATGCGAGCGGACGCGAGCATATACGGCGGGGCTGATCAGGCTGAGGAAGTCGACCAACGCCTTCCGGCTCGCCGATATGGAGGCTGTTCATCGCCATGTTACCTTGATCCAAGCACCGGAGATGGGGGAGTTCGATCTTGTGATCGCCTACCGTTGCCAGGCGACGGACGGGACGGGAACCCACTATGTATTCGTCAACGCTGATCGTTGGCCGCGCGCGCTGTCGCTGCATGAGGATCTGACTGAAGGCGATATTCTGGTGCACGGAGAATCCGCTGGGGCGGAGCCGCTGCGGGAGCAGAAGGGATTCTCCCTGACGCAGGGAGAGATCGTGCTTGAGCCTCTGACCGTTGTTGTGATACGGTTGAATAACTAG
- a CDS encoding queuosine precursor transporter: MFNLYWGVLFMLVHFGLFLLCYRLFGKKGLYAWIGFATVIANIQVTKTIEMSIGTLGIVMTLGNTIYTSIYMTTDLLNEKYGYSAARQAVWFGFFTLIASTIVMQMTLAFVPQAEDFAHEPLTAIFGFLPQIAAGSMCAYFVSQFLDVRVFSYLKKRFPVRNQFWIRINGSTLVSQFVDSLVFCAIAFYNIHSWDIWVQIFLTTYLLKLLISFLATPVLYWARNMKVRED, translated from the coding sequence ATGTTTAATCTGTATTGGGGCGTGCTGTTTATGCTCGTCCACTTCGGCCTGTTTCTGCTATGCTACCGTTTATTTGGCAAAAAAGGCTTGTATGCCTGGATTGGGTTCGCTACCGTTATCGCCAATATTCAGGTAACCAAAACGATTGAGATGTCCATCGGCACGCTGGGCATTGTCATGACCTTAGGCAATACCATCTACACGTCCATCTATATGACCACCGATTTGCTTAATGAGAAATACGGCTATTCAGCGGCGAGACAAGCCGTATGGTTCGGCTTCTTCACCCTTATCGCATCCACGATCGTCATGCAGATGACGTTAGCGTTTGTTCCACAGGCCGAGGACTTCGCTCATGAGCCGCTTACGGCTATCTTCGGATTCCTGCCGCAGATTGCGGCTGGAAGCATGTGCGCCTATTTTGTCAGCCAATTTCTTGATGTTCGGGTGTTCAGCTACCTGAAAAAGCGGTTTCCCGTACGGAACCAGTTCTGGATTCGGATCAACGGCAGCACACTCGTCAGCCAGTTTGTCGACTCCCTGGTCTTCTGTGCGATCGCGTTCTATAACATCCACTCCTGGGACATATGGGTTCAGATCTTCCTAACGACTTACCTGCTGAAGCTGCTGATTTCGTTCCTGGCTACGCCGGTGCTCTACTGGGCCCGAAATATGAAGGTTCGCGAGGATTGA
- a CDS encoding DUF2252 family protein: protein MLLEADITEQVKHTKRKLRELTLARVLDEFDGRIMGLTDERRMLKYEKMRGSAYLFFRGSAYLFYYDFGHEWLPYHTDPERPTWIQGDLHFENFGAFRSEKGRIVFDVNDFDEGCMGSYLYDVLRMSVSLCLVMSENGWAEEEQLDTVIAYLSAYVEQISAYAERKEDPAALVYDELSTKGPIRKLLRKTESVAFSEWMEKLTVLKEGERTFRWSEEIQPPTDEERALIEAGWSAYIEALAARLELTPAYCRIKDIAVKHGSGTASIGLDRYYVLMEGGDDHLGLDDIVIEIKEVRAPVPVYFMPFSETFWEQFAHQGKRVITTQQAMHHEADPFLGYMTLGGRHFYTRERSPYKKKLKASKLLEPRDWEKTAQCMGQITAKLHARADADVENGILTYHSEDEIVRAIGKDTDAFCEYVANRALFYSGQVMEDYEIFKEWSAGWEVRRRRAAARKRRILSRSKL from the coding sequence ATGCTGCTGGAAGCGGATATTACGGAACAGGTGAAGCATACGAAGCGCAAGCTGCGAGAATTAACGCTGGCGCGGGTGCTGGATGAATTCGACGGCCGAATTATGGGGCTGACTGACGAAAGAAGAATGCTGAAATATGAAAAAATGAGAGGCAGCGCCTATCTCTTTTTTCGTGGGAGCGCCTATTTGTTCTACTACGATTTCGGCCATGAATGGCTGCCGTACCATACCGATCCGGAGAGGCCGACCTGGATTCAAGGCGACCTGCACTTCGAGAACTTCGGGGCGTTCCGGAGCGAGAAGGGGCGAATCGTATTTGACGTGAACGACTTCGATGAGGGCTGTATGGGCTCGTATCTATACGATGTGCTTCGAATGTCGGTCAGTCTGTGTCTGGTTATGTCCGAAAACGGATGGGCGGAGGAGGAGCAGCTGGATACGGTAATCGCGTATCTGTCCGCCTATGTAGAGCAAATAAGCGCTTACGCTGAACGCAAGGAGGACCCTGCGGCTCTTGTATACGATGAGCTATCCACTAAGGGACCGATCCGGAAGCTGCTGAGGAAGACGGAGAGTGTGGCGTTCAGCGAATGGATGGAGAAGCTGACGGTGCTGAAGGAGGGAGAGCGCACGTTCCGCTGGAGCGAGGAAATCCAACCGCCGACGGATGAGGAGCGGGCGCTGATCGAAGCCGGCTGGAGCGCCTACATAGAAGCGCTGGCGGCTCGGCTAGAGCTGACACCCGCGTATTGCCGCATCAAGGACATTGCGGTCAAGCACGGGTCCGGCACGGCATCCATCGGACTGGACAGATATTACGTGCTGATGGAGGGCGGGGACGATCACCTGGGACTTGATGATATTGTGATCGAAATCAAGGAAGTGCGCGCGCCGGTGCCCGTTTATTTTATGCCATTCAGCGAGACGTTCTGGGAGCAATTCGCTCATCAAGGCAAGCGGGTCATCACCACTCAGCAAGCGATGCATCATGAAGCCGATCCGTTCCTTGGTTACATGACGCTGGGCGGCAGGCATTTCTATACGAGAGAGAGATCGCCATACAAGAAGAAGCTGAAGGCGTCCAAGCTGCTGGAGCCCAGGGATTGGGAGAAGACGGCCCAGTGCATGGGCCAGATTACGGCCAAGCTGCATGCACGAGCGGACGCGGATGTGGAGAATGGCATCTTGACCTATCACAGCGAGGACGAGATCGTTCGGGCGATAGGCAAGGATACAGATGCGTTCTGCGAATATGTCGCGAATCGGGCTTTATTTTATTCCGGGCAGGTTATGGAGGATTATGAGATATTCAAGGAATGGAGCGCGGGATGGGAGGTGCGGCGGCGCAGGGCGGCAGCCCGGAAGAGGCGCATACTAAGCCGCTCGAAGCTATAA
- a CDS encoding small acid-soluble spore protein H gives MNIQRAQEIAASPIMANVQYNGVRIYIQHVDEQREVARIYPIDRPDEELEVAVRSLSEPDLQVAMEVEQMACRADSDQ, from the coding sequence ATGAACATTCAACGAGCACAGGAAATCGCGGCATCGCCTATCATGGCAAACGTACAATATAATGGAGTCCGCATCTATATTCAGCATGTGGATGAGCAGAGGGAGGTCGCGAGAATATACCCCATCGACCGCCCGGATGAGGAGCTGGAGGTTGCCGTCCGCAGTTTGTCAGAGCCTGATCTGCAGGTGGCGATGGAGGTCGAGCAGATGGCGTGCAGGGCAGATAGCGATCAATAG
- a CDS encoding S-layer homology domain-containing protein: MVNRSRHWMFALLLAVMLMIPTTQASAADGQLKYEFDRIEVVYAAEFTVYPQIAIVDSWFTSLAGGPDKPVQILYGIVHLYTGDQYIEEQFISMTGEGSSERFLSNTLNNEFYDTSYITKKQTSIEFWSGKKLDGHTVVKDLNQPMKEVTLVQSFDPNGTLTGYQLRGFFTSYDLLYTSDPASLVHAGELNGVEVEAKPEAPTDENPMAEEMQPGATKPEETNPESATPEHTNEQPKQPEVDNSAKEVSALSATASTYASNTVKADTLKQLGLFTGTNKGYQLGDSFTRAQGVVMLLRLSGEADAAAKVKLKPAFTDVLSTNWAANEIAYAVSKGYVKGIGNGAFAPDRMMTGKEFLTLINRLLGYPHAAPSNVEELSWNNGLLAADSAARLANAKPFLRGDMVEVVYAALQTKLSGSSNTLLDTLVEDKGAINAEIAVASGLYTKSKEPLYYIPKPGSDPMDSIEQAIRQRLGQRL, from the coding sequence ATGGTTAATAGATCTCGTCATTGGATGTTTGCACTGTTGCTAGCTGTCATGCTTATGATCCCGACCACTCAGGCGTCGGCAGCGGATGGACAACTGAAATATGAATTTGATCGAATTGAGGTCGTCTATGCTGCGGAGTTCACTGTCTATCCACAGATCGCTATTGTCGACTCTTGGTTTACGTCTCTTGCCGGCGGCCCGGACAAGCCGGTTCAGATCTTATATGGTATTGTTCATTTGTACACGGGCGATCAATACATAGAAGAGCAATTCATCAGCATGACCGGAGAAGGCAGCTCAGAGCGCTTCTTGAGCAACACGTTAAACAACGAATTTTACGATACTTCCTATATAACCAAAAAACAAACATCTATTGAATTCTGGTCGGGCAAGAAGCTGGACGGCCATACAGTCGTGAAGGATTTAAATCAGCCCATGAAGGAGGTTACCCTCGTTCAATCCTTTGATCCCAATGGCACATTGACGGGCTATCAACTTCGTGGTTTTTTCACATCATACGATCTCCTCTACACCTCTGATCCCGCTTCTCTCGTCCATGCTGGAGAATTGAACGGCGTAGAAGTTGAGGCTAAGCCGGAGGCACCGACAGACGAGAATCCGATGGCAGAAGAAATGCAGCCAGGTGCCACTAAACCGGAAGAAACGAATCCAGAATCGGCAACGCCAGAGCATACGAATGAACAACCGAAGCAACCGGAAGTGGATAATTCCGCAAAGGAAGTATCCGCTCTGTCCGCCACGGCCTCCACGTATGCCAGCAATACGGTAAAAGCTGATACGTTAAAGCAACTGGGCCTATTCACAGGAACGAATAAGGGCTATCAGTTAGGTGATTCTTTTACTCGCGCACAAGGAGTTGTGATGCTCCTTCGTCTCTCCGGTGAAGCTGATGCGGCCGCTAAAGTAAAGCTCAAGCCTGCCTTCACCGATGTGTTGAGCACGAACTGGGCAGCGAACGAGATCGCTTACGCCGTCAGCAAAGGTTATGTGAAGGGCATCGGGAATGGCGCGTTTGCACCAGATCGAATGATGACAGGAAAAGAGTTTCTAACCCTGATCAATCGGTTGTTAGGGTATCCCCATGCTGCGCCTTCCAATGTAGAGGAGCTTTCGTGGAATAATGGGCTGCTCGCCGCGGATTCAGCAGCGCGCCTAGCGAATGCGAAGCCTTTCTTGCGCGGAGATATGGTCGAAGTCGTATATGCAGCATTACAGACGAAGCTGTCAGGGAGCTCCAACACATTACTAGATACGCTCGTTGAAGACAAAGGAGCCATCAACGCCGAGATTGCCGTTGCAAGCGGACTGTATACCAAATCGAAGGAGCCTCTCTACTACATTCCAAAACCAGGAAGCGATCCAATGGATTCGATTGAACAGGCGATTCGGCAGAGGCTTGGACAGCGCCTCTAA